The following are from one region of the Bradyrhizobium septentrionale genome:
- a CDS encoding BA14K family protein, with amino-acid sequence MINLKVLSTAAALALALPMVMPTVSFAQSGAQMGAMGGGGARGGGGGGGGGHIGGGGGGGGHIGGGGFGGGRGAAMGAGPRVGGGGQWAGGGGGGGRQWAGGGGGRWHGGGGGWHGGYRRGGGYWPGAVAGAVVGGALASGAYYGSGYGYGPGYYDDSYGYYDEPSVAVEAVPGGGDASYCAQRYKSYDPASGTYLGYDGQRHPCP; translated from the coding sequence ATGATCAATCTGAAGGTTTTGAGCACTGCCGCGGCGCTGGCGCTTGCGCTGCCGATGGTGATGCCGACCGTCTCGTTCGCGCAGTCTGGTGCACAGATGGGCGCTATGGGCGGCGGTGGCGCGCGTGGCGGTGGCGGTGGCGGCGGTGGTGGCCACATCGGCGGTGGTGGCGGTGGCGGCGGCCATATTGGCGGCGGCGGCTTCGGCGGCGGTCGTGGCGCGGCCATGGGAGCCGGCCCGCGCGTTGGCGGCGGCGGCCAGTGGGCTGGCGGCGGCGGTGGCGGTGGCCGCCAGTGGGCTGGCGGTGGCGGCGGTCGCTGGCATGGCGGTGGTGGCGGTTGGCACGGCGGCTATCGCCGAGGCGGCGGCTACTGGCCGGGCGCGGTTGCCGGTGCAGTGGTCGGCGGCGCGCTCGCCTCGGGCGCGTATTACGGCTCCGGCTACGGTTATGGCCCCGGTTACTACGATGACAGCTACGGCTATTACGATGAACCGTCTGTCGCCGTCGAAGCCGTGCCGGGTGGCGGCGATGCCAGCTACTGCGCGCAGCGCTACAAGTCCTACGATCCGGCCTCGGGCACCTATCTCGGCTATGACGGCCAGCGGCACCCCTGCCCGTAA
- a CDS encoding DMT family transporter, whose amino-acid sequence MTAVPAAGRAPLSPLGLAFLVVASTGWGLNFPIMKFLLSEWPPLCSRGLCGVVGALALGLMAVARGQTLRVPPGMWWRLALVSTLSIGGWVASMGLALIWLRASEAAVLGITIPVWVALVAWPVLGERVSLPRALSLAVALAGIAALIGGGGLDASLGKLPGILFALAGAVCVGLGTVLTKSFKLAMPPLSLAAWQLGIGCVPIAIIGVVIEQPQLAALSRFGWASMIYMTLIQFCLCYVCWFAALARLPAATASIGTLLVPVVGVLAAAAMLREPLSTSDIAALVVTFAAVAVALRT is encoded by the coding sequence ATGACCGCAGTTCCAGCCGCCGGCCGCGCTCCGCTGTCACCGCTTGGGCTCGCATTCCTGGTGGTAGCCTCGACCGGCTGGGGACTCAACTTCCCGATCATGAAATTTCTGCTGAGCGAGTGGCCGCCGTTGTGCTCGCGCGGGCTGTGCGGCGTGGTCGGCGCGCTCGCGCTCGGTCTGATGGCGGTCGCGCGGGGGCAGACACTGCGCGTTCCGCCGGGCATGTGGTGGCGGCTTGCCCTGGTCTCGACGCTTTCGATCGGCGGCTGGGTCGCCTCGATGGGGCTGGCGCTGATCTGGCTGCGGGCCAGCGAGGCGGCCGTGCTCGGGATCACGATCCCGGTGTGGGTCGCGCTGGTGGCCTGGCCGGTGCTCGGCGAGCGGGTGTCGCTGCCGCGCGCGCTTTCGCTTGCGGTGGCGCTCGCCGGCATCGCAGCGCTGATCGGCGGCGGCGGTCTCGACGCAAGCCTCGGCAAGTTGCCGGGCATTCTGTTCGCGCTCGCGGGCGCGGTCTGTGTCGGGCTTGGCACCGTGCTGACCAAGTCCTTCAAGCTCGCGATGCCGCCATTGTCGCTCGCGGCCTGGCAGCTTGGGATCGGCTGCGTGCCGATCGCGATCATCGGCGTCGTGATCGAGCAACCGCAACTGGCGGCGCTGTCGCGGTTCGGCTGGGCGTCGATGATCTACATGACGCTGATCCAGTTCTGCCTTTGCTATGTCTGCTGGTTCGCCGCGCTGGCGCGGCTGCCGGCGGCAACCGCGTCGATCGGCACGCTGCTGGTGCCGGTCGTCGGCGTATTGGCGGCAGCGGCGATGCTGCGCGAGCCGCTCAGCACCAGCGATATCGCGGCGCTGGTGGTGACGTTCGCAGCCGTCGCGGTGGCCTTGCGCACGTGA
- a CDS encoding CHASE3 domain-containing protein, whose product MASQRLILGSGLAILLVISAASIGLDVRARSEIDSVERTLSILKRISDARALPRSVESAARGFALTGDASFADEFREQSTALTAAFDGLMAAVKSAPDEAQLITGARADVKRAIALGAELIRLRNAGDTAGAAALISAGESRALMDRVGAALDRLVTEERRLLGIRTGQSKTNGRLLLAIDLAGVVLILLLAVALTLAARRASRELQGALSATKATNLSLEGKVAERTKDLGAALEGLRRSTSVMETTFRSMAEAVLVIDAAGVVLLSNPAAEKMLRYKPGMTLRQLRAMSNVFQSDGETPMQADDMPSAKALRGEEFDGLEFVAKPVRGAPPIHLVVSGCPLRDGDDAITGAALIYHDITASRETEHKLQQAQKLDAIGKLTGGVAHDFNNMLTVITGTTETLVDSLRNQPKLAQTAELIDRAAERCRELIQHLLAFARRQPLEPRTVDINGTVVDIAKLLRPTLGEQIEIDSVLAPDVASVHIDPSQLANSLLNMAINSRDAMPNGGKLLFETKNIVLDDNFAAVNPDITPGRYVLLAVSDTGTGMSHAVQDKVFEPFFTTKEVGKGSGLGMSMVYGFVKQSGGHIKIYSEEGHGTTIKLYLPPARGQVEATAPEPEPVRRGSEVILVVEDDQLVRNYVVTQLGALGYKTIAVPDARAALALVDKGEKFDLLFTDVIMPGGMNGRQLADEVRKRRPGLKVLYTSGYTENAIVHHGRLDEGVLLLAKPYRKAQLSSMLQQALGE is encoded by the coding sequence ATGGCTTCCCAACGTCTCATCCTCGGCAGCGGCCTTGCGATCCTTCTCGTCATCAGCGCGGCGTCGATCGGGCTTGACGTCAGGGCGCGCAGCGAGATCGATTCGGTCGAGCGCACGCTCAGCATCCTCAAGCGCATTTCGGATGCGCGGGCGCTGCCGCGCAGCGTCGAAAGCGCGGCACGCGGCTTCGCGCTGACCGGCGACGCCTCCTTCGCCGACGAATTCCGTGAGCAGAGCACAGCCCTCACCGCCGCCTTCGACGGCCTGATGGCCGCGGTGAAGTCGGCCCCCGACGAGGCGCAGCTGATCACGGGCGCCAGGGCAGACGTCAAGCGCGCCATCGCGCTCGGCGCCGAACTGATCCGCTTGCGCAACGCGGGCGACACCGCCGGCGCCGCCGCGCTGATCTCCGCGGGCGAGAGCCGCGCGCTGATGGACAGGGTTGGAGCGGCACTCGACCGCCTGGTGACCGAAGAGCGCCGCCTGCTCGGGATTCGCACCGGACAGTCGAAGACAAACGGACGGCTGCTGCTGGCGATCGACCTCGCCGGCGTGGTGCTGATCCTGCTGCTTGCGGTCGCGCTGACGCTCGCGGCCCGCCGCGCCAGCCGCGAACTGCAGGGCGCGCTCTCTGCCACCAAGGCCACCAATTTGTCGCTCGAGGGCAAGGTCGCCGAACGCACCAAGGATCTCGGCGCCGCGCTCGAAGGGCTGCGCCGCTCCACCTCGGTGATGGAAACCACCTTCCGCAGCATGGCGGAGGCGGTGCTGGTGATCGATGCCGCCGGCGTCGTGCTGCTCTCGAACCCGGCCGCAGAGAAGATGCTGCGCTACAAACCGGGCATGACGCTCCGGCAGCTGCGCGCAATGAGCAACGTGTTCCAGTCCGACGGCGAGACGCCGATGCAGGCCGACGACATGCCCTCGGCCAAGGCCTTGCGCGGCGAGGAATTCGACGGGCTGGAATTCGTCGCCAAGCCGGTCCGCGGCGCGCCCCCGATTCACCTCGTGGTGTCGGGTTGCCCGCTGCGCGACGGCGACGACGCCATCACCGGCGCCGCGCTGATCTATCACGACATCACCGCTTCGCGCGAAACCGAGCACAAGCTGCAGCAGGCGCAGAAGCTCGATGCCATCGGCAAGCTGACCGGCGGTGTCGCGCACGACTTCAACAACATGCTGACGGTCATCACCGGCACCACCGAGACGCTGGTCGACAGCCTGCGCAACCAGCCGAAGCTGGCGCAAACCGCCGAATTGATCGACCGCGCCGCCGAGCGCTGCCGCGAGCTGATCCAGCATCTGCTCGCCTTCGCCCGCCGCCAGCCGCTCGAGCCGCGCACCGTCGACATCAACGGCACCGTGGTCGATATCGCAAAACTGCTGCGGCCGACGCTCGGCGAGCAGATCGAGATCGATTCCGTGCTCGCCCCCGATGTCGCCAGCGTCCATATCGATCCCTCGCAGCTCGCCAACTCGCTGCTCAACATGGCGATCAACTCCCGCGACGCGATGCCGAACGGCGGCAAACTTTTGTTCGAGACCAAGAACATCGTGCTCGACGACAACTTTGCTGCTGTTAATCCCGACATCACGCCGGGCCGTTATGTGCTGCTCGCGGTCAGCGACACCGGCACCGGCATGTCGCACGCGGTGCAGGACAAGGTGTTCGAGCCGTTCTTCACCACCAAGGAGGTCGGCAAGGGCTCCGGCCTCGGCATGAGCATGGTGTACGGCTTCGTCAAGCAGTCCGGCGGCCACATCAAGATCTACAGCGAGGAAGGCCACGGCACCACGATCAAGCTCTATCTGCCGCCTGCCCGCGGCCAGGTCGAGGCGACGGCTCCGGAGCCGGAGCCGGTGCGGCGCGGCAGCGAAGTCATCCTTGTGGTGGAGGACGACCAGCTGGTGCGCAACTACGTCGTCACGCAGCTTGGCGCCCTCGGCTACAAGACCATTGCCGTGCCCGACGCCCGCGCGGCGCTGGCGCTGGTCGACAAGGGCGAGAAGTTCGACCTGCTGTTCACCGACGTCATCATGCCGGGCGGCATGAACGGCCGCCAGCTCGCCGACGAAGTGAGAAAACGGCGGCCCGGCCTCAAGGTGCTCTACACCTCGGGCTACACCGAGAACGCGATCGTGCATCACGGCCGCCTCGACGAGGGCGTGCTGCTGCTCGCAAAGCCCTACCGCAAGGCGCAGCTCTCCAGCATGCTGCAGCAAGCGCTCGGCGAGTGA
- a CDS encoding response regulator, translating into MPSVLVVDDDPMVCVAIEVCLQRQGFEVIVADGGEAGMRALENGAFDVMLVDVFMPHMRGFEAIRIFHERAPDIPVIAMSGYAFANADRAPDFLRMTIELGASACLRKPFTPQALIAAVNECLAKYTPSARLSK; encoded by the coding sequence GTGCCGAGCGTTCTCGTGGTCGATGACGACCCGATGGTGTGCGTTGCCATCGAGGTCTGTTTGCAGCGCCAGGGCTTCGAGGTCATCGTCGCCGACGGCGGTGAGGCCGGCATGCGCGCGCTGGAGAACGGCGCGTTCGACGTGATGCTGGTCGACGTCTTCATGCCGCATATGCGGGGCTTCGAGGCGATCCGGATCTTCCACGAACGCGCCCCCGATATTCCTGTGATCGCGATGTCCGGCTACGCTTTCGCCAATGCCGACCGCGCGCCGGACTTCCTGCGGATGACGATCGAGCTCGGTGCGTCCGCCTGCCTGCGCAAGCCGTTTACCCCGCAGGCGCTGATTGCCGCCGTGAACGAATGTCTGGCGAAGTACACTCCTTCCGCTCGTCTTTCGAAGTAA